Proteins from a genomic interval of Limnochordia bacterium:
- a CDS encoding DUF624 domain-containing protein, translating to MSGVSLKLSWAIFRGGLRLIYEYFGTVIITSFLWFAIGLAPLIVITLTKTATIPAVFVIAIVATLFTLGPATAAAYDTIARVINREIFSLGDFFRGFRKYFGRATGLMTIIAVVWAILILDVYFYLYVFQGPAIITMAVLILTFYIVVFWLLMSNWLFPVLVQRPRKIKMILKQAALLALDNLVVSLMITLMVLLVFLVSLLLQVGLILLLIGSIAIFQNFGFLKVLEKYQKKEEAEAENSGQ from the coding sequence ATGTCTGGAGTGTCACTGAAACTGTCTTGGGCGATTTTCCGTGGAGGCCTTCGCCTCATCTATGAATACTTTGGGACGGTGATTATCACCAGTTTTCTTTGGTTTGCAATCGGGTTAGCACCACTGATTGTGATCACCCTTACCAAGACGGCCACGATACCGGCTGTATTCGTAATTGCCATAGTGGCCACACTTTTTACCCTAGGACCAGCCACTGCTGCAGCCTATGACACGATCGCTCGGGTGATTAATCGTGAGATATTTAGTCTCGGTGATTTTTTCCGGGGCTTTCGTAAGTATTTTGGACGGGCTACGGGATTAATGACCATTATTGCTGTGGTATGGGCTATTTTAATCCTAGATGTTTATTTCTATCTTTATGTTTTCCAAGGACCAGCAATAATCACCATGGCTGTGCTGATACTGACTTTCTATATTGTCGTTTTTTGGCTTTTGATGTCCAACTGGCTATTTCCGGTCTTGGTGCAAAGGCCAAGGAAGATTAAGATGATCCTCAAGCAGGCAGCTTTACTTGCTTTGGATAATCTGGTTGTTAGTCTGATGATTACGTTAATGGTCCTATTGGTTTTTCTAGTTAGTCTTTTGTTACAAGTAGGTCTGATTCTGCTACTGATTGGCTCTATCGCGATCTTCCAAAACTTTGGCTTCTTGAAGGTGCTAGAGAAGTACCAAAAGAAGGAGGAAGCCGAGGCAGAAAACAGTGGACAATAG